The Nocardioides ochotonae genome segment CAGCCTGAGCGAGGTCGTGAAGAGGCGACGCAGCTGCGCCGGGTCCGGCTCCCCCAACTCGGTGAGAGCCCCGCCTGCGCAGAAGCTGCCCCCGGCGCCGGTGATCACCACCGCGTTCGCCTCGGCCGCGTCCTCGACCGCGGCGATCATGGCGCGCGCCATGTCCAGGTCGTAGGCGTTGCGCCTCTCCGGCGCGTTGATCGTGATCCACACGACGTCGCGGCGCTCGGCCACCTCGATGCTGCCCACCGGAACCTCCTTCTCACCACCTAATGATGGTGTTGATGATCAGCAATATAGCCTCGGATCCCGACCGCCCGCAACGCATAGTGCCCCACGGACGCGCGGGAGTCAGCCGCGGCGGGCGCGGAACGCGTCTACCGCCTGCCGGTGCTCGGGCGTGCCGAAGAGCAGCGCGATCGCCTCCACCGACTCGGGGTAGCCGACCTCGGTCCCCCGGTTGAGGAACGCCTTGCCGACCTGGACCGCGAGGCCGGAGTGCCCCGCCATCTCCTGGGCGAGCTCGAGCGCGGCGGCCAGGAGCCGGTCGTCGGCGTGCACCTCCTGCACGATCCCGATCTCCAGCGCCTTGGCCGCGTCGACGGTCCGGCCGCTCAGGGCCAGGTAGCGGGTCCACGAGCGGCCGATCACGTCCGGGCCGCGGACGATGCCGTAGCCCGGCTGCAGCCCCACCGTCGCCTCCTTGAAGGAGAACCGCGCGGACTCCGCGGCGAACGCGACATCGCAGGCCAAGGCGAGCTCGGCGCCCCCGCCGAAGGCGATCCCGTTGACCGCCCCGATCACCGGGACCGGGCACTTCTCCACCGCGTGGAACGCCTGGTAGACCCGCATCAGGTGCGGCCGGACCAGATGGACGTCGCCGTCGAGCCCGTGGAACATGTCGATGTCCCCGCCCGCGGAGAACGCCCGCCCCTCCCCCGTCAGCACGACGGCGCGGTGGGTGTCCTGGTCCTTGCCCACCGTCTGCATCAGCGTGGTGAGCTCGGCGAACCACTGCTGGTCCATCGCGTTCAGCTTCTCCGGCCGGGACATGGTCACCACGAGCACGCCGGAGTCCAGCGAGTCCAGACGGAACCGCTCATAGCCCAAGAGGTGGCTCGGCAGGCTGCTGGGCCGCTCGCTGGGGCGGGACATGGTCATGGGTTCTCCCGGTCGTAGGTGTCCGGGGTTGCTCCCTCGGCACGCAGCTTGTACTTCTCCACCCGCTGGCTCGGGGTGAGCGGCAGCGCGTCGACGGTGCGGATGAACCTCGGCACCGCGAAGGCGGTGAGCCGCCCCCGGCAGTGCTCGACCAGGGACGCCGGGGAGGGGGCGGTACCCGGAGCCGGGACCACCGCGACCATCACCTCCTCCTCGGAGAGGTCGGAGTCGACGCCGTACGCCGCCACCTGGGCCACGTCGGGATGGTCGGTGAGGACCCGTTCGACCTCCCAGGTCGAGATGTTCTCGCCGCGGCGCCGGACGGTGTCCTTCATCCGGTCCAGGAACGTCAGGTAGCCGTCGGCATCCAGGACGCCGCGGTCGCCGGTGTGGAACCACAGGTTGCGCCACGCCTCGACGCTCGCTTCGGCGTTGTGGTCGTAACCGTCGAACATCCAGCCGGGGTTCTTCGGCCGGGCGACGACCTGTCCGGGGGTGCCGGCCGGCACCGGTCGGTCCAGCTCGTCGACCACGGCGACCTGGTAGAGCGGGGACTCCTGCCCAGCGGTGCCGATCCGCCGCCGCTCGGGCGGCATCTCGCAGACGAGGGAGACCTCCGTACTGCCGTAGATCTCGGTCAGGCGTACGTCGAAGCGCTCCTCGAAGGCGGCAAAGATCTCCGCTGGGCAGGGCGCACCGAACGCGACCCGGACGGGGTTGGCCCGGTCGTCGGGACGGGCCGGCTGCTTGTGCAGGATGCTGACCATCGCGCCCTGGTAGTTGAATGCGGTGATCCCGTGCTCGCGGCAGATGTCCCAGAACCGCGAGGCGGTGAACCGGCGGTGCAGCAGCACCCGGGCGCCGGCCTCGAGACCAGCCATCACCGAGCAGTAGCGGGCATTGGAGTGGTAGAGCGGAAAGACGCTGTAGAGGCGGTCCTGCGCGGTGTAGCCCATCAGCTCCACCGTGTGCCGGGCGAGGTTGACGTTGGCGCGGTGCGAGAGCCGCACGCCCTTCGGCGGCCCCGTGGTGCCGGAGGTGTAGAGGATCACCGCGGTCTGGCCGGGATCGACGGGCGGCAGGGCCACGGCGTCGGCGGCGAGCACCTCGGCGAACGGGGTGGTGCACAGCCCCTCGGGCAACCCGTCGAGGCGCTCCCCCTGCTCACCGGCCAGCAGCACGAGGTGCTCCACCGAGGACCCGGGAAGCGCCTCGGCGAGCAACGGCACCAGGTCGGGCGCGCAGATCACCGCACGAGCCCGCGCCTGGGCCAGGCAGTGGGCGAGGACCACCGACCCGGCCGCGGGGTTGAGCGGCACCTCGACCAGGCCGGCCCGGGCGATCCCGAACCACGCCTGCAGCGACGCGCCGCTCGCGGGAGTCAGCACGGCGACCCGGTCCCCCGGCGCGAGCCCGAGGGACAGGAGCCCGGCGGCGACGCAGGAAGCGTCCCGGTCGAGGCGTCGCGCGTCGAGCCGCTCGGACTCGACGACGATCTCGGCGCCCTGCCTCGCGGGGTCGGCGGCCACGTCGGCCAACCAGTCCCCGATGCTGGGCACTCTCGTGATGCCGGGCTCGCTCGTGGTGGCGCGGCCCAGGCTCGCCGCGGTCATGACGCCGCCGCTCCGCCCCGGCCGTCGCCGGCGAGGCGGGTGGAGTCGTGCGAGGCGGTGACCCCGGTCGGCACCACCTCGATCACCACCCGGTTCGGACTGTCCAGCAGCCTGACGAAGGCGTCGGGGTCGGCGGGCGCCAGTCTCGGGGCCAGCCTGCGCACCCGGCCCATCACCACCTCGCGGTCCCGGTGCACCACCGCCTCGCCGCGCAGGGCGACCATCCGGCGTCCGGGCAGGTCGGTGCCGATGCTCGACACCACGACCGCGACCCTGGGGTCGGAGTCGACCCCGCGCACCTGGCGCCGCCCCTCGACGGTGGCGAACCAGAAGTGGCCCGCCTCGTCGACCTGGAAGCTCATCACGACCCCGGTCGGAAGCCCGTCCTGGAGGAAGGTGAGGACGCACTCGGTCTGCGCATCCCACAGCTGCCGCTGCTCGGTGACCCCGAGCCGGGCGGCGGCCAGGTCCTCGATGTGTCTCTCCCCCGGCCGCTCGCCCGGTTCCGACCGTGGGTCAGGCGTCATCCAGGGCCGCCTCGCCGAGCATCGCGTGCACGATCGCCTTGTTGCCCCTGGCCTCCGACGCCGGACCGGTCCACACCGTCTCGCCGCGGTTGACCACCACGACGTCGTCGGCGATCCGAAGCCCGGCGTCGGCGTTCTGCTCGACCATCAGGATGCCGATCCCGTGGTCCGCCATCCGCCGGACGCTGGTGAGGACCTGCTCCACCATCGTGGGCGCGAGCCCCATCGAGGGCTCGTCCATCAGCATCATCCGGGGCTTCGACATCAGCGCCCGGCCGAACGCGAGCATCTGCTGCTCACCACCGCTGAGGAGACCCGCCTGGGAGCTGCGCCGCTCACCGAGGATCGGGAACTGGGCGTAGATCTCCTCGATGCTCTTCTCGATTCCGCCGCGTGGCGCGACGTACGCACCGATCCGGAGGTTCTCCTCGACGGTGAGCGGGAAGAAGATCTTCCGCCCCTCCGGGACCAGCGTCATCCCCTTGCGGACCACCTTGTGCGCCGGGGTGCCCACCAGGGACTGCCCGTCGAAGGTCACGGTCCCGGACGCGGGCCGGTGGAAGCCGGCCACGGCCCTCAGGCTCGTGGTCTTGCCCGCCCCGTTGGCCCCGAGGACGAGGGTGATCTTCCCGCTCTGTGCCGCGAAGGAGACCCCGTGGACGGCCCGGACCGGACCGTAGTTGACGTGCAGGTCGGTCACCTCAAGCATCGCGGGCCGCCCCCTTCCCCAAGTAGGCCTCCTGGACGTCCGGGTGACGCACGACCTCCTGCGGCGTCCCCTGGGCGATCAGCTTTCCGAAGTTCATCGCGAACAGGTAGTCGCAGGTGTCGACCATCATCTGCACGTCGTGCTCCACGATGAACTGGGTGATGCCCTCCTCGAGCAACTGCTTCATCAGCACCCCGATCTCGGCCCGCTCGGTGCTGTTCATGCCGGCGGTCGGCTCGTCGAGCAGCAGCAACCGCGGTCGGCCGATGATCGCGCGGGCGAACTCGACGCGGCGCTGCATGCCGTAGGAGAGCTCGTCGGGGCGCAGCTGGGCGACCTCGCGGACGCCCACGCGCTCCATCACCTCCTCGACCCGGGCGCCGGCCTCCTTGCGCTGCTGCCTGGGGAGGGTGTCCTGGCCGAGCAGGATGTTGTCGCGGACCGAGCGGTCCTCGAGCAGCCGTACGGTCTGGAACGTGCGGGCGATCCCCATGTGGTGGACCGTCCGCGCCGGACGCTTGGTGTAGTCCTTGCCGTCGAGGACGAACCGGCCCCGGGTGAGCGGGGTCAGCCGGGTCATCGCCCCGAGCAGGGTGGACTTGCCGGAGCCGTTGGGGCCGAGCACCCCGTAGATCTGTCCCGGACGCATCTCCAGGGTGATCCCGTCGACGGCCTTGACGCCGCCGAAGTGCACCGCGACGTCTCGGACCTCGAGCAGCGCCGTCCTCTGGCGCACCGTGGTGGTGTCAGTCATCTGCCTCAGCTCGTCTCTTGCAGAGCGGCCGCGATGCGGGCCCGCTCTTCTCGGGTGCGGAACCGGTGCCAGGAGTCCTTCGCGACCCCGAGCACGCCGGTGGGCAGGTAGATCGCGGCCGCGGCGACGATGAAGCCGTAGGCGACCTTCTCCCACTCCTCGACGAACGACAGGACGGTCGGCAGCCAGACGAAGATGACGGCGCCGATCATGGCCCCGATCCACGAGCGGGAGCCGCCGACGACGATCGCGGTCAGTGCCACGATGACCAGGTGGAAGTTGACCTCGGCCGGGGTGATCGTCGAACGGAGCAGGGTGGTGAGTGCGCCCGCCAGTCCACCGATCAGCCCGGAGACGAGGAACGACATCCGGCGGTAGCCGGCGATGTTGATGCCGAGCGCGTTGGCCAGCTCCGGGTCCTCGCGCACCGTGTCGATCCGTCGGCCCAGGCCCTTCATCTCGGTCCACTGCAGCAGCGCCACGACTGCGAGCACGACCAGCACGATGTGGGTCATGGTGATCTCGCCGAGCGCCCCGTAGAGCCCACCGGCACCGCCGGTGGCGTCACCGCCGTTGACCGCGACCACGGAGACGATCAGCGTGAACGCGATCGTCGCCATGCCCATGTAGAGGCCGCTGAGCTGCTGGACGACCAGGCCGAGCACGAGGACCGCCGCTCCCGCGGCCAGGGTCCCGGCCAGGACGGCCGGCCAGGTGGACCACTCGAGGTGGACCATCGCCATCGCGGCGCCGTAGCCGCCGACGCCGAAGGCACCGACACCGGCGAAGGAGAAGACCCCGAAGCGCAGCGGCACCTGGATGCTGAGCGCGAGCAGCAGCGTGGTCAGTGTCGTCTGGATCAGGACGACGTTCATGTAGTACCAGTCGCTCATGTACGTCGCACCTCCTTGCGGCCGAGGAGCCCCTGCGGGCGAGCGAGCAGGATCAGGAAGATGAGCCCGAAGGAGACCGCGTCGACCCAGGTGCCCCAGTTCATCACCAGGACGAAGGTCTCGGCGCCGGCCAGCACATAGGCGCCGATGACCGTGCCGAGCATCGAGCCGAGGCCACCGAGCACGATGATCGCGAACGCCTTGATGACCAGCTGGTCACCGGTCTCCGGAGCGATGGCCCCGAGGTGGAAGGTGAGCAGCGCGCCGGCGAGACCGGCCAGACCGCCGGCCACCGCCATCGTGCTGAAGGCCAGGAGCGGGCGGTTCACGCCCATCCCGGCGCTGGTCTCGGCGTCGACACCGATGGCGCGCAGGGCCAGGCCCTGGCGCGACCTGCGGAGCCAGACGGTGAGGCCGATCCCGATCGCCAGTCCGGCGACGATGATGATCGCCGACGTGGTGGTCAGCCGGAGCCCGAAGACCTCGAAGACCTCGGACTTGTAGCTGCTGTTGAACCCGAACGGGCTCGAGCGGGTCTCCCGCTGCGCGAGGGCGAGAGGGATCGCGGCGACCCCGATGCCCCCGATCAGGATCCGCATCTCGGCCGCGTGCTGGCTCTTGGACCGCTTGAGGATCGGCTGGAAGGCCAGCAGCTGGGTGAGCGAGGAGATCACGGCCCCGACGAGCACGGAGATGCCGATGACGCCGAGGAAGGGCAGCTCGGTCTCCTTGGAGACCATGTGGCCGACGAAGGCCGAGAACATGAAGGTGGCACCGTGGGCGAAGTTGAGGATGCCGATGGTCCCCCAGACCAGGGCCATCCCGAGGGCGAACAGCAGGTAGATCGAGCCCAGCGTCGCCGCGTTCAGCAGGTCTTGCACGTGGGTTCCTCTCGGTTGTGCGGGCGAGCGGAGGGAGCCTCGCGTGGTGCGGCGCGCCGGTCGTGGATCGGAGCGCCGCACCCCGGGAGGGCCGGAGTCACTTGAGGAGCGTCTCCTTGCCGTTCTGCCAGCGCACCAGGACGCCGTCGATCCGGGCATCGTTGCCGTCGAAGGTCAGGTCGCCCATGGCGCCTGTGAAGCCGTCGCCCGCAATCTCCTCGAGACCCTTGCGGATGCCCTCGCGCGAGGAGTCGCCGGAGGCCTCGACGGCCCGGGCGATCCACCACACGGCGTCGTAGCCGTCTGCGGCGTACGGGTCGGGCTCCTTGTCGAACTTCTTCTGGAACGCCTTGGTGAACGCGTCGGACTCCTTGTCCTCCATCGCCACGGAGAACGGCACCGGATAGACCAGGCCGTTGGCGTTGTCGCCGGCGGCCTCGATGTTGCCGGCCGCCTGCACCGAGGTGGCCACGACCTGCCCGTCGTAGCCAGCGTCGTTGAGCTGCCCCAGGGCGGTCACCGACTGCGGGGCGATGAGCAGCATGACCAGGGCGTCGGCGCCCTCCTTGGCGACCTGCTGCGCCTGACCGGAGAAGTCCTGCGTGGTCATCTGGACGGGGAGCGACTGCACGATCTCGATGCCCCGCTCCTCAGCCATCGCCGGCACGTCGTCCTCGCCGAGCAGCGCGAAGGTCGGGAACGTGGCGTTGTAGAGGACGGAGGCGGTCTTGACGCCCTCCTCCTCCAGGAAGTCCATCACCGAGGCGTAGTAGGACTCCATCGGCGGGGTGACGCGGAAGGTGTAGTCGTTGACCACCACTCCCTCGCCGCCGGCCTGGGTGAAGATCGTCGGCACCTTGCTGCGGCCCACCAGCGGGGCCACGGTGGCGGCCTGCTGGGTGGAGACCGGGCCGAGGACGGCGTCGACGTCCCGGTCGGCCATCGCCTTGTTCATCTCGCTCGAGGCGCGCTCGATCTCGCCGGCGGTGTCGTACTTCTCCAGCTCGATCTTCACGTCGTCACCGAGGAATCCCTGCTCCTCGATCTCCTCGATCGCCAGCTCGGCACCCTCCGAGGCACCCAGACCCGCGTAGGCGACCGGCCCGGTCTGGTCCTGCACCTGCGCGATCTTGATCGTGCCGTCACCGCCGTCGCCGGCGCTGTCGCCGCCGCTGCCGCAGGCAGCCGTGCCGCACACCGTCGCCATGGCCACTCCGGCCACCAGGGTCCTGCGCCTCAGCGCTCCACTCCCCATCTTGTTCCTCCAGCTGTTGTTGGGTGCCGGTCCCGTCGCCGCGCGACGGGCCGGCGTGTCAGGCGATCGGATCGCCGGACAGCTCGTGACCGACCAGGTAGGCCAGCGTCAGTCCGCGCCCGAGCGCGATTCCCGAGTTGTAGGCGGTCCCGGTGGTGGTGAGTGCCGCCACCGAGCCCGCGGCATGGAGGCCGGGCACCGGCTTCCCGCCTTCGTCCAGGACGTGTCCGTCCCCGTCGATCCGGACACCCGAGGTGCCGATCCCCGTGCCGACGAAGCGGAGCCGGATGCCGTGGAACGGGGCTTGGACGATCGGTCCGAGGACGGGGCTGGGCGTGTTGTCGGGGTCCCCGGCGAACTTGTTGACGTAGTCGACCGTGCCGCGGCCCCAGTCGGGGTCCTCACCCCGCTCGGCGAACTCGCTGAACCGCTCTGCGGTCCGGGCGAGCTGCTCGCCGTCGATGCCCAGCAGGTCGCCCAGCTCCTCGAGGGTGTCGGCCGACTGCACCCAGCCCTCGGGGTAGTCCCCGCCGGGCGGCGTGGCAGCCAGGCCGTACTTGACCCGGTGCTGGTCGTCCCAGACCAGGAAGAACGGCAGGTGCGTGTCGTCCGGGTCGAGCGTGCGCCGGCAGATGTCGACCCAGTAGGAGTCGTTGCAGTAGCGGTTGCCGTGCCGGTCGACGATCATCGAGTGCGGCATCGCGTACTCCGGTCCGTAGCCGAAGCCAGTGCCGACCTGCGAGCGCCACCCGGGCAGGATCGGCGTGGCGTTGGCCGGGATCCTGGCGATCTGTGCGCCGACCTGGCGGGCCAGCCTGATCCCGTCGCCGCGCAGGGACTCCGGGGCGACCGATCCCCAGTTCTCCTCGGTGAGCCCGAGGATCTCGTGGACCAGCTCGGGGTCCCAGTCGTAGGTGCTGGTGGCCAGCACCACGGGGCCGCGCAGCTCGGCGGTGCCGTCGGGGGTGTCGGCCCGCACGCCGACGACGACGCCGTCCTCGGTGAGCAGCTCGACAACCCGGTGCTCGGTGCGGATGTCGACCAGCTCGTGGGCGGCCGCCCGGGCCAGGAAGCCCGCGACGACGCCGGTGCCATAGGTGAGCGGGTCGGACCCGGCGACCTTCTCGAACTCGGTGCCGTCGGAGAGGCCGAAGGCGGGGAGGCCCGCGTGGGACCGCTTCGTGGCCGACCTCTCCTCGCCGGACTCGTCGACGTACGTCGCCCGACGCCCCTTCTCCAGCAGCTCGCGGTAGGTGCGACCCACCGGGAAGTAGGGGCTGTAGCGGAGCTTGTCGCGCCACTCACCGAGCACGCTCCCGTCGACCACCTCGTTGGTGAGGTAGCGCCCCTGGGGCAGCGCGCCCTTGGCCTCGTTGTGGTAGTCGGCGAGGCCGGGGATCACCGTCCACCGGATCGCGTCGTGATCCTCGAAGTACTGCATCGCCCGCGGCGAGACGTCGATCCAGCGCAGCAGGGCCTGCTCGTCCAGGACCTCCGGTGCCAGGTGGGAGGCGACGTCGCGGATGTAGGTCTCGGTCAGCGCCTTGGAGTCACCCTCGATCCCCTCGCGGCGGGCCACGTGGTTGTCGCCGCACCAGACCTGGCCGCCGGAGTAGGCGGCGGCGCCACCGACAAGCTCGGCGGCCTCCAGCACGATCGCCGGACGCCCGTTGAGGGCGCAGGTCAGCGCGGTGGAGAGGCCCGACAGGCCCGCTCCGACCACGAGCACGGGGATCTGCTCTTCGTTGTCCGACACGTCTTCACTCCTGGTCCCTCAGTCCGTGGTCTGCGTCACACGGTTGGAGAGGAGTGAATATCATTATCAGGATTGTGTCAATATCCGTGCGCATCATTTGGCCGGACCTGGGACTCCCTCGGCTCCTCCCCCGGGAACCGCACCCGGTCCGGCTCCGGCAGGGTGGCGGCGTACTCGAGGGCCGAGGTGGCATAGAGGAAGCGAACGGCCCGACGGGTGAACACCCAACGCCCGTCGAGGCGAGCGAACTCGTCCGCGTAGCGGTACGCCGCGACCACCACGCCGCGACGCGTCACCAGCTCGGCATGCCCGCTCGAGGCTCCGGACGCCACGTCCGGCCCGGTGAGCTGCACGACCGCCGCGTGCGGGGTGTGCAGCATCCGGCGGAACCCGGCCATCGAGGCGCCCAGCGTCTCCCCGATCTCCTCCCACCCGCGCGCCAGGTGCCCGTCGCGGTCGAAGACCGCGTCGGGGTGGAACATCGTGCGCAGCAGGTCGAGGTCGTGGTCGTCCACGGCGAGCGCGTAGCGCACCACCAGGTCGCGCAGCTGCTCCCGGTCGAGCAGCTGCTGCACCGAGGCGCCGACGTCCGGCGCCTGTGCCTTGCTCACACCTGGACCTCGAACCGAGGCTTCGGCAGCTCGCCCAGCGCCTTGAGCAACCGGTCGGGGATCGGCGCCTTGCTGAAGTCGTCGGCCTGCCGGACCGCGAAGGTCATCTGACCCTTGGTGACCAGGTGGTCACCCCGGGTGAACTCGAAGCCCACGGCGTAGGACGTCGTGCCGATCCTGTCGGCCACCGCTTGGCAGACGATCTCGTCGAACACCTTGACGGTGTCGACGTATCGGCAACCCGAGCTCATCCCGACCGTGACCACCCCGAGGTCGTCGCCCATCTGGCCGCTGCGGATCCCCAAGGAGTAGAGCCAGGTCGAGTAGCAGCGCTCCATCCACCGGTAGTAGATGTCGAAGTAGGCGATGCCGACTGTGTCGGTGTCGCCATAGGCGAGCTGAAAGCCGAGGCGCCCCTCGGACGGTTCGTGCGTGAGCGTCATCCGGTCTCCTCCAGGAGCACGTCGGCGGTCCCGGAGAGCGCGACGGCACCGCCGACGACCTCCAGGCTGATCTCGCAGGTGGCCACCCGGCCGCGCTCGGTCTCCCGCACCTCGACGACCTGGCCCTGCGCACGCACCCGATCACCGGCCAGGACGTTGCCCTGGAAGCGGACCCGGAACGAGAGGAGCCGGTCCCGGCCGCCGGCCCAACGGGCGAGCATCGTCTGCAGGTAGCCCATGTTGAGCGGGCCTTGGTTGACCGGCCGCTCGTCCATGCCGAGCGCGGCCAGCGCACGGGTGTCGAAGTGGATCGGATTGGGGTCGGCGAGCAGCGCCGTCATCACCTTCATCTTCTCCGGATCGACGACCAGCTCCAGGGACGGGATCGTGGTGCCCGGACCAACGTCCGCTGCCGTGCTCATGCGCGCCTCCGTGGGAAGACGATCGAGTTGTAGCAACGGGCGACGTGCTCCCTGCCGTCCGCGCCGGCCAGATGCAGGTCGAGCTCGTAGCCGACGACGTCCATCGTCCCGGCCCGCCGCCCGACCTTGCGCACGACCGACACCACCCGACCGGAGACCTGGTACGTCGCCCCGGCCTCCAGCGGGCGGTGCAGGGTGGTGTGGTGCTCGCCGAACATCGGGCCGTCCTCCGCGGTCGCGTCGAACCACGCGAACAGGTCGTCCCAGGACATCCCCGACCCCGCGACACCGGCCATCCAGGCGAGCACCGGGTGCGGCACCTCGTCCCACGGGTCGTCGAGCAGGACGTCCGCGGTCAGCCAGACCCGCCAGGGGGCGAGGGTGTACTCGCCCCCGGGGAACTCGCGGCCGACCCGGTCCTCATAGCCGGAGTCAGACATTCCGCTCCTGGTCCTCCCAGAACGGCTTGCGCAGCTCGCGCTTGAGGATCTTGCCGGTCGGCGCCTTGGGCAGCTCGACCACGAAGTCGACCGAGCGCGGCTTCTGGTAGCTGGCCAGGTGCTTCTTGGCCTGCTCGATGATCTCCTGCTCGCTGGCCTCCATTCCCGGCTTGAGCACGACGAAGCCCTTGACGGTCTCGCCCCATTCCTCGTCGGGCACGCCGATGACAGCGCACTCCAGCACGGCCGGGTGGGTCGCGATGGCCTCCTCGACCTGCACGGAGTAGATGTTCTCACCGCCGGAGATGATCATGTCCTTGGCCCGGTCGACGATGAAGACGTAGCTGTCCTCGTCCCAGGTGGCCACGTCGCCTGTCCACATCCAGCCGTCCCGCAGGGTCTGCGCGGTCAGGTCCGATCGGTTGAGGTAGCCGACCATGTTGGCCGGGCTCTTCACGACGATCTGGCCGGGGGTGCGTCCGTCCTTGGGGACGTCGCGGCCGTCGAGGTCGACCACCCGGACGCTGGTCACGAAGCCCTCAC includes the following:
- a CDS encoding acyl-CoA thioesterase — translated: MTLTHEPSEGRLGFQLAYGDTDTVGIAYFDIYYRWMERCYSTWLYSLGIRSGQMGDDLGVVTVGMSSGCRYVDTVKVFDEIVCQAVADRIGTTSYAVGFEFTRGDHLVTKGQMTFAVRQADDFSKAPIPDRLLKALGELPKPRFEVQV
- a CDS encoding MaoC family dehydratase: MSTAADVGPGTTIPSLELVVDPEKMKVMTALLADPNPIHFDTRALAALGMDERPVNQGPLNMGYLQTMLARWAGGRDRLLSFRVRFQGNVLAGDRVRAQGQVVEVRETERGRVATCEISLEVVGGAVALSGTADVLLEETG